The Loxodonta africana isolate mLoxAfr1 chromosome 18, mLoxAfr1.hap2, whole genome shotgun sequence genome includes the window CATATTTTAATTGGACTGAGAGATAGAAATGGGCTACAAGAATCCTGCTATTGAAAGGGTTTCTTACCCAAGTGGGATCTTTGATGTTTATCGAGGCTCGAGATCCAGCTGAAGGTTTTCCCACAGCGGGAGCatttataaggtttctctccCGTGTGGACCCTCTGATGTCTATTAAAGTTTGACCTGTAAATGAAACTTTTCTCACAGATGAGACATTTATATGGTTTCTCTCCCGTGTGAATTTTCTCATGATGGCGCAATACGAAGAAGTCGCTGAAGCCTTTCCCACAGTAATCGCACTTGCAAGGCTTCTCTCCTGAGTGGATTCTCTGATGCTTCACAAAGTCTGAACTACACAGAAAGGCTTTTTTGCAGGTGGCACACTGAAAGTACGTCTCTCCAGTGTGAGTCCTTTGGTGAAACACAAGCTGAGAATTCCTGTAAAAGGTTTTTCCACACTCTCTGCAGGTAGGGAGCTTCTGGGCCATGGGGGGTCTCAGCTGACCTTTCTGGGGGGCCTCTGGCTTCTCCTCGACCCACAGCACAGACAGGTCTCCTGAGTGAGAATCTGACAAATGCTGGCCTGGCTGCTTCCCAGAACTCTTTTCCTGAGGAGAGAGCTGttcccctctcccttctccttGGAGGTTTCCCTGCGCCTCACGTAGATGCTCTCCTTCTCCAAAGTGTCTTGGCTCATCCTCACTGAAGAAGCCACTCGAGGAGGCCTGAGAAGGGACCTCTCCTGAGATGTAACGGGGGGCATCTGGAGGTTCCTGATCCCTATAATTTTCCAAGTTTAAGTTCTCTTTGTTATTCTCCTGCCTATctcctgaaaacagaaaaaagaaattttcaaaCAGTTCAGTTAATTTTATGCCCTGTTTTCTAACTAATATGCCAAAGAAAGGAGTATCATAAAACATGGATTCTTTCTACTACGAGGGCATCAGTGAGCAAAGAAAAACAGTATCATCCAGCCTGGCACTATACCTTGCATGCCCTGTGTTCAAGGATAGTGGTTCAGCTCTGGAGCTGAGAATTTCTGAATAGCAAAGCAGGGCTCATAGGGGGCTTTTTTGACCCCTCTACAAATAAGTAGCATAGATTTCTTAAGGCCTGAAAAAAACAACTCTATTTTGAgagtactattttttaaaaggatCGATTATATGTAAAGGAGAAATGCCACTGAACAATttttgaaggaagaaaaatatacagaagaaaaccaaaatcaacCTCAATCATACTACCCAGAGGTAACAATTATTAGCGAAAAtttgcttccagttttttttaatctatacgtACATGTTCTTTTCCTCCACATAACTGGTATCACATTGTATATACAGTTCTGTATCAAGCTTTGTATGATTACATAGTAAATTATGCCATTGATCAATTTTACATTAATTCTCCCATTCACAAGTAATCCAAAAATTCAGGAAATGCAGTAACATGTCATTTTACTGTGGTTTTACTACAGTGggaaccctggaggcacagtagttaagagctcgtctcctaaccaagaggtgggaAGTTCTAATCCAGCAGCCGTTCCCTGAAAATCCTaaggtgcaattctactctatcctatacactaagagtcagaattgacccaacagcaatgggtttggttttggttactgcAGTGAGGCTAGAGTGTAAAAGTGAATCCCTTGGTCTGTGCTTGAATTTAGCAACTATATATCATTTAACAACACCCAGGAacagttaaaattttgtttttctcatcgTAACTCAGGTTTTGGGTTAACATCACTACACAATGACGCAtactttacatttttattttggtggCAGAACTCATTTTCATACTTGTGTATATTCCTTTATTTCTGTAGACCTAAAGAAGGAATTTACCTTTTTCTTTCATGTATCAGTGTCTTTCAAAGCCAAAATTACTTGCTTGAGAGCTAGGCCCAAACTTGCTAATTCACAAATTCCTTTCAAATAGCAAAGGTACTTTCTAAGGgtttagaaattatttttgagGGTTGAATAATGGTGCATTATAGAAATGTACAAGCTAAGAATTCTCCTACTGCAGAAAACTAAGTTATTTATTCtgcttttgctattataaacaatgctgtaATAAGCAATTTTTCTTCATTAAGTTTTTATCCACATTTAGACCAATACCTTAAGAAAGGTTCcttacaacacacaatacagggaagtcatcacaactgaactaaaccaaaagctaagaagtttcctgaatacaaccaaacacttcaaaggacagagtagcaggggcaggggtctggggaccatggtttcagcggacatctaggtcaactggcataacaaagtgtactaagaaaacattctgcatcccactttgaagagtggtgtctgggtcttaaaagcttgcaagtggccatctaagatgcatcaattggtccgaagctacctggagcaaagaatgaaaaacaccaaagacacaaggaaaatgtgagcccgagagacagaaagggccacataaaccagagagtccatCAACCTGAGATGAGaaaaactagacagtgcccagctaccaccaatgactgccctgacagggaacacaacagagagtccctgatggagcaggagaaaagtggggtacagagctcaaattctaataaaaagaccagacttaatggtgtgactgagactggagggaccccagaggactaggcccccagactctctgttagcccaaactaaaaccattcccgaagctaattcttcagacgaagattagactggactataagacataaaacgatacttgTGAGGGGTATGCTTCCtagctcaagtaaacacatgagactaagtgggcagctcctgttcagaggcgagatgagaaggtagagggggacaggagctggttgaatggacacgggaaatacagggtggagaagaggcatgtgctgtcacgttacagggaaagcaactagagtcacataacaatgtatgtgtaagtttttgtatgagaaacttacttgaattgtaaactttcacttaaagcacaataaagaaaaaaaaaaaggttccttcGAATAGAATTAACATATCAACACACATGAATGTTAAGGCTCTTGGTACCAGTTACCATttcccatcaagttgactccaactcatggtgctcCATCTTtgtcagagtaaagctgtgctccagagagttttcaatagctgattttttctgAATTAGAtctccacacctttcttctgaggcacctctatgtggacttgaacctccaacctttcagaaagcagctgagtgcatttacAAGTCCCACCATCCAAGAACTAAAGCTCTTGATACCTACTACCAAAACAATTTCCTGAGCAACTTTGCAATCTTCTGGCATACGTGTTCAATACTTAAGTATTGAGTGTTTTTAAATACTTGCCATacatcaaaaaacaaacccactgccgtacagtctatcccaactcatagcaaccctatagaacaaagcaaaactgccccacagggtttccagagactggttggtggattcaaactgtttacctcttggttagcagctgcatgtttagccactgcaccatcaggactcccaTTTgccaaatatttgaaaaatgtttttttcattgctttaaatttccattctttacttATTAAAGGATGaaactattattcatatttatgaaTTACATTTCATCCTCCAAAGCTGCTGTTCCTTTTTCACTGGGAAAGTCATTTTTTATCAACTTACATTAACTCTTTCTATATTTCCATGCACAGTAGttgtgacttttttctttttaaatatagtcAAGTTCATTAATCTTTTCCTTAACTAtttcttccatggtttttatatttaaatacttgtatttttatatttaaattttatatactAACTTTTCCCCACTCAGACACCAATTAAATACACACTCATTTTCTTCtttactattattttattttcatactttatttctttttaatctattttcatcttattttggtatgctgctgttgttgttggatgctgtcgagttgattccaacccatagcgatccCATATGtcacagtaaaactgtcccatatggtttcttgGCTTGTAAAATTTTCaatagcagatctccaggtctttcttccttggagtcgctgggtgggtctgaactgccaacatttaggttaggagctcagtgcttaactggtgcaccaccagggctcattttggTATATGATATACATAAATCTAATCCCATTTGGTTTCCCACAGTATTCCCACTCAGCTCATTCAACAAGGACTAGTCCCCATTGATTTGTGTTGCTTCTTCCTTCATCATATATAAAGTTCTTATATAGACCAACttctcttcctgttgttgttgttgttaggtgccactgagtcacttctgactcttagagaccctatttACAAAAGAACTGAACACTGGCCAGTtatacgccatcctcacaactactGTTTTACTTGAGCCAATTGTTATAGctactgtatcaattcatcttgttgaccctctactttacccagcatgacgtccttctccagggactggtccctccaaatAAAGTGTCTAAAGTATTTTAGATAtaatctctccatccttgtttctaaggagcattctggctgtacctctttcaagacagctttgttctttctgtcagtccatggtatttatagtcaatattctttacaaacaccacaattcaaaggcatcaatttttctttggtcttccttattcattgtccagctttcacatgcatatgaggcaactgaaaacaccatccCCAGTAaagcacaccttagttcttaaagtgacatctttgctttttaacacttaaagacgACTTTTGTAACAGATTTGATCGAAgcaatgctgcttccatgggcattgattgtggatccaagtaaaatgaaatcctttataacttcaatattttctccatttatcatgatgttgcttttagtccagttgtgaggatttttgttttctttatgttaaggcgtaatccataccgaaggctgtactttgatttttatcagtaagtgcttttcaCTTGCaggaagcaaagttgtgtcatctacatattgccaGTTGTTAAAGAggcttcttccaatcctgacgtcccattcttcttcacatagaccaggttctcggattatttgctcagcacacagattaaatgagtatgatgaaaagatacaaccctggccCACAAGAttgtttccagattttaaaccacacagtatccccttgttctgttagaataactgcctcttggtctaagtgcaggttcctcatgagcacaattaactgttctgcaattcccattcttcccaatgttatccataatttgttatgatccataccgTCGAATGcgttgcacagtcaataaaacacaggtaaacatctttctggtattctctcctttcagccaagatccatctgacgtcattaatgatatccctcatttctcttctgaatccggcttgaatttctggcagttctctgtcaatgtactgctgcaaccacttctgaattatcttcagcacaattttactcttccttcagtaccatcggttcttgatcattcTACCTCCTCATATGGCTGAATGtccactaattcttttcggtacagtgactttgtgtattccttccatttccttttgaTGCTCCTGGAGTCGCTTAACATTTACAccgtaaaatccttcagtattgcaacttgaggcttgaagtttttcttcagaatGCTAAGTGAGTTCTTCCTTTTGatcctccatgtctttgcacatttcattataatattctactttgccaccacagtacgacaaactgacagacatgtggtggcttCTCTTTCTAGGGTCCCTTTTCTGTTCCACTGCACTGTGCAGCTATTTTTACATCAATGTCACACTATTTTAACGATCTGGCCTTTACAGTACAACAACCAACAACCACTTGCTGTTGCGTCAACTCCATTCAAGTTGATCCTACGTGTGTCGGAACAGAATtgagctccacagggtgttcaacggctgatttttctgaagtacatcaccaggcctttcttccgtggtacctctggagGGACTTGAAcggccagccttttagttagcaaccaataTATATGTTTGACAGGTTGTAAATAATTGCAATGTTTTAGAAAGAGTATAAAAGACAACGGGTGTCTGGTATTTTACAGTGAAACAAGTTCAGGTTTCTTCTTACCCAGTCTTAAAATGTATGATTTACATAAAGTATTTATTGTTGCTATTGCTTAATGAAAGTTAGGTGCACAGAAATTAGCTAAACCACTTTTTctattggtttgttttgttttattttgtggcAGGTGAGCTGGTTACTATTCATTATAACCAGAACAAGAAAAGTCTAGGTGCTCTGAACCTTCTTGCCAGTAAGGATAATGAGAGCTGTTACATAATCTTTCTTTTCATGGGATTCTACCCATGTTTGGATTGGTCTCAATTTGTACCGATCTTAATTCTCACCGAGAGAAAATTATTACAACAGTTTTACAGACAAGACTGAAGAGAACAGATCTGATGTGTCCTCATTCTTCCATCGTTAATTATATGTGTCAACAGCCCTATAACAAGAGACAAGAAGACCCAACCTCAGTATTCCAACTGAACTGACCCAACCATGCCTAGTtatgaccaatggaatagaaacCAAAGCcctaccacctccaccaccacgcCCAACTTAACCAGGAGAGGTCAGAAACAGCTCAGGACAAATGGAAAATCACTCGCCTATGCAGGGAGGCATTGGGATCTTCTCACTGGCATGAAGGTAAAGTCCTGCCAGCTCCTGCCCATGCTCTACTGAATTAGCAAGGTCAAGTTTAGGGCTGGAAATATctggcagagagagagataagTGTGTGGGCCTGCGTGAGCGGAAAGGACTGGGGGCCTTTGCT containing:
- the LOC100654722 gene encoding zinc finger protein 18-like isoform X5 → MMPVDLGQPLVLLPPLAKAEDPPFPGPDAAPQGGVSGPETARQLFRQFRYQVMSGPQETLRQLRKLCFQWLQPEVHTKEQILELLMLEQFLTILPGEIQTWVRKQCPGSGEEAVTLVESLKGDPRRLWQWISIQVLGQEIFSEKTESPSCQVGEAESHHDVMLQELGLPNSASEPAEQPNHIVKEESDAEQELVMVASQLLARPEERLVRDQDLGASLPEASSQEQWRHLDSTQKEHYWDLMLETYGKMVSGGDRQENNKENLNLENYRDQEPPDAPRYISGEVPSQASSSGFFSEDEPRHFGEGEHLREAQGNLQGEGRGEQLSPQEKSSGKQPGQHLSDSHSGDLSVLWVEEKPEAPQKGQLRPPMAQKLPTCRECGKTFYRNSQLVFHQRTHTGETYFQCATCKKAFLCSSDFVKHQRIHSGEKPCKCDYCGKGFSDFFVLRHHEKIHTGEKPYKCLICEKSFIYRSNFNRHQRVHTGEKPYKCSRCGKTFSWISSLDKHQRSHLGKKPFQ